From Calonectris borealis chromosome 9, bCalBor7.hap1.2, whole genome shotgun sequence, one genomic window encodes:
- the FOXL2 gene encoding forkhead box protein L2 encodes MMSSYPDGEEDTVALLAHDTSGSKETERGKEELSAEKGPEKPDPSQKPPYSYVALIAMAIRESAEKRLTLSGIYQYIISKFPFYEKNKKGWQNSIRHNLSLNECFIKVPREGGGERKGNYWTLDPACEDMFEKGNYRRRRRMKRPFRPPPTHFQPCKTLFSPDSYGYLSPPKYLQSTFMNNSWPLAQPPAPMPYTSCQMSGGNVSPVNVKGLSGPASYSPYSRVQSMALPSMVNSYNGMGHHHHPHAHHTQQLSPASSAPPAAPAANGAGLQFACARQPAELSMMHCSYWEHDSKHSSLHSRIDI; translated from the coding sequence ATGATGAGCAGCTACCCGGACGGTGAGGAGGACACGGTGGCGCTGCTGGCTCATGACACCAGCGGCAGCAAGGAGACGGAGCGGGGCAAGGAGGAGCTGAGCGCCGAGAAGGGCCCCGAGAAGCCGGACCCCTCGCAGAAGCCCCCCTACTCCTACGTGGCCCTGATCGCCATGGCCATCCGGGAGAGCGCAGAGAAGAGGCTCACGCTGTCCGGGATCTACCAGTACATCATCAGCAAGTTCCCTTTCTACGAGAAGAACAAGAAGGGCtggcagaacagcatccgccacaACCTCAGCCTCAACGAGTGCTTCATCAAGGTGCCCCGGGAGGGCGGTGGCGAGCGCAAGGGCAACTACTGGACACTGGACCCGGCCTGCGAGGACATGTTCGAGAAGGGCAACTACCGCAGGAGACGAAGGATGAAGCGGCCCTTCCGGCCGCCCCCGACCCACTTCCAGCCCTGCAAGACCCTCTTCAGCCCCGACAGCTACGGCTACCTCTCCCCGCCCAAGTACTTGCAGTCCACCTTCATGAACAACTCGTGGCCGCTggcgcagccccccgcgcccaTGCCCTACACCTCCTGCCAGATGTCTGGCGGGAACGTCAGCCCCGTCAATGTGAAAGGACTCTCGGGCCCAGCGTCCTACAGCCCCTACTCGCGGGTACAGAGCATGGCGCTGCCCAGCATGGTGAACTCCTACAACGGCAtgggccaccaccaccacccgcaCGCCCACCACACCCAGCAGCTCAGCCCGGCCAGCTccgcgccgcccgcggccccggcggcgaACGGAGCCGGCCTCCAGTTCGCCTGCGCCCGCCAGCCCGCCGAGTTGTCCATGATGCACTGTTCCTACTGGGAGCACGACAGCAAACACAGCTCCCTGCACTCCCGCATAGACATCTAG